The genome window TTGTACATTTTTAAAAATAAAGTAGCTATTTTATTGATAGCTACTGTTCTTGAGTTTGAACTTCTTTATTAAGTTCATTTAATAAATTGTTAATTTTTGATTCAACTGATACTCTTGTTACTTTTAAGATATTTTTTGGTTTTAGAGAAGGATTACTAGGATTGTTTACTTCAAAACAATTTTCGTAATTTTTCAACTCAGGAATTGCTTCGTACCATCTTTTGAAAGAACGAGTCAAGATTATTTTTACATCTTTTTGTTTGATACGATTTTTAATAATGTCAAAAAGGAATTTTTGAGTTGGAAGATAATCTTTTCCTGCTAGTTTATCACAACGATCATCATAAGAGATAGAATGATAAGGAAAGAATTCTGCAAGAGCAATATTTTTAGTAATTGTCTTTAATGAAGTTAGAATTTCTTTTTTATCTATTATCCAATCTTTCAGTTTTTCTCCCCAGTATCCTAAATTATTATCAGTTGAAAATTCTAAAGCGTGAAAATTCGTTGAGTTTAATTCAAGATTGTTTTTTATTTTATTTGCGTATTCTAGATCTGATTTATAGTCATCTTCATAATCTCGACTATAGCAAGGATTCAAGCTTAGAATAATCACACTAGCGTGCTGTATATCACCAACAAAGTGTTGAGGATAGACTTCAAGTTTTAAAGCGTATTTAGGGTCTTTTGATAGATAAGATTTTCTTTCGATAAACTGTTTAATATATTCCCAGTCGTCATCAGCAACTATTATTTTGCTACCATTGTAGTCTCTTGGAGCTACACCAATCCAAGGATTCTTCATCATATTAACCTCTATTTCATATTTATAACACTATTTTAACACAAATATGAATACTTCCTAAGATAAAAAGTAATAATTAATGATATAATAGTATTTATAAAGCGAAAAGATATTAAGAATGGATATTAATACTGTAATCACTTCAATTATAACATCAGGAATTATTGGTGTCTTTATTTCAGAGTATTATCAACGAAAAACCTTGGTTAAGAAAATGAAGAGAGATTTTGTTATCGAATTTTTTAGTTGTAGATTTATGTTGAAAGATGACCATAAAGGGGATACTACTGAGTTAAATAAAACATTGGGTAAAATCCCT of Streptococcus oralis contains these proteins:
- a CDS encoding DUF6680 family protein, coding for MDINTVITSIITSGIIGVFISEYYQRKTLVKKMKRDFVIEFFSCRFMLKDDHKGDTTELNKTLGKIPIIFSDNKKVIECYDNLFTDNSNKTLLRLIKAMCKDKNVNIDISSWDDDMIMRVLSVTKEENIFS